The genomic interval CACTCCGTCCCACTCGATCCTGAATCCTTCTTCCCGCGCGCCTCATCTTTCCGATATGAAAATTAAGTTCTTTTCTCTTATCGCTCTCGTTATCGTAGGCTCTCTCACAGCCGCTGCGCAATCGCCTTCCATCGTCGGCACCTGGGCCCTCACCGCCGCCGACAAGCTTCTCCCGGACGGCACTCGCTCCCATGATTACGGCGACGCTCCCCACGGTCTCGTGATCTTCACCGCAGATGGCCATTACTCCGTCCAGATCTATCGGGAACAGCGCACCAAGTTCGCTTCCGGCGACAAGACCAAGGGATCGCCCGATGAGTACAAGGACGCCAGTCTCGGAATGAGCGTCCATTTCGGCAAGTACAGCGTCGATCCCGGGAAAGGCACCATTACCTTCCAAATCGATCGCGCGTCGTTTCCCAATTGGGACGGCACCACACAGGTCCGCGCTTTCGAGTTGAAGGACGACGAGCTTTCCTGGAAGGTCCCGCCCCGCCCCGACGGCTCCACTCCCATCACCGTCCTCAAGCGGATCAATTAGATCGTCGCCCCATCCTTCCTTTGTGGCGCCTGCGATTCCACCAGGCGCCCGGCCCCAGGTTGGCTCCGCGCCTTATCGCATAACGACCTGTGCAAAACGTAGGCCAGCCGGGCTATTGCAATGATTTTTCCGCAGATTTCCTCTTGACAATGTGAGCATTAGGTATATAGTTCGTGCCCTGAATTAAGTAGCTGAAAGCGCCGCGAGCGAACCAATCCCGGGCGCTGAACAGTTGGTCGTAAACTCCTTGCCTCGGGGTCCCGGTGAGTCCACGAGAGCACATCTACTTCTGTTTCCCAAGTTAACAAGGCATAGTTCGGGCCATGAATTAAATCGCTGCAGCGCCGATAGGGATAACAGCCCTCGGTGCTGAGCAGCTTGTTGCAAACACCTTCCCTCACGGTCAAGTAAGCCGTCGTGAGCTCATCACGAAACGAGAAGATCACCAAAACGGAGGAGCACGATGTACAGGTTCCAAGACCGATTTAATCTCGTCGACGTTGGCAAAACGTGTCTTTCGCTGATGCTGCTGCTCGTTCCAATCGTCGCCGTACCAGCAGTCGCCCAAGACACGTTACCCTTGGTTTATAACGTGGAGAATACTGGTGCGCAGTATCCGGCACCGACTTTCCCCTCGTTCGATCAACTACCAATCATTCGACCGTTGCCGGATCCGTTCGTGTTCTTCGCAGACGGACGGCGCGACACCACTTTCGCAAGCTGGCAGCAGCGGCGTAACGAGATCTTTGCTGCTGTCCAGAAATATATGCTGGGCCCAAAGCCCGATTGCCATGACTGCACGATCACTGCGAACTATGTGCCCAACGCGACCGATCCTCTTCGGGGAACACTGACCGTAAATGTCACGCGGAATGGCAATACGCTCACGCTGACCTCGGCAGTTACCCTGCCCGCGACGGGGTCCGCTCCCTTCCCTTACATGATTGGTATCGGAGCTAGCGGTACCGGGAGCCTCCCAGCCAGTCTTCTCACCAATGTCGCGAAAGTCGGATTCAACAATGGTCAGGTAACAACTGCGTTCTACACGCTTTATCCCGAGCTGTGCGCCGGAACAGCTTGTGCCGTGGCCACTAACTACGGAGCAGGAGGCAGTAACTCGGGGCAATACGCCGCATGGTCCTGGGGAATAAGCCGCTTGATTGACGGCATAGAAATCGCTTCCAAACAGGCAGACAATCCACTCTCGCTCGATACCACACACTCGGGGGTGACCGGGTGCTCTTTTGCCGGCAAAGAGGCGCTATACGCCGGAGCTTTGGACGAACGCATCGCTCTTACGATCGCCCAGGAAAACGGTGGTGGTGGCGCTCCGTCATGGCGTTTCAACCAGAATGTCGAAGCCCAGGCGCCTCCGGGATCGGCCGTATTGGCGGCAGGTTCGGTGGAGGACATCAACGACACAAACTATGGCTGGTTCAGCGGACAGATGTACCAGTTTAACGGCTCCAACGTTTACAAACTCCCGATCGACCAGCACGAGCTTATGGCCATGATCGCGCCGAGAGCGTTGCTCCAGACCGGGAACACCGGTTTTTACTGGCTGGGGAATGGCGCCGCGTATGTCTCGTCACGGGCAACGCAGCGGGTCTACGAACAATTTGGCATAGGAGACAGGTTTGGGTTCATCATCGACGGTGACCATAACCACTGTGCTATACCACCCATCCAACAGACCCAGGTAGCGGCGTTCATCAACAGATTCATGCTGGGCCAGGACGTCTCTACCGACATTAAGATCTATCCAAACCCGTACGTCCAGGAACAAACCGCGCCTCCCTATTATTTGCCCCACGGGAACTACACTGGACGCTACATCGACCGCAACGGAAACCGTTACCCAACGGACTATCCATACCTCTTTTCAACCATGGATTACAGTCGATGGACGAATTGGTGGGGTAGCGACAAAGCAGAATTCCCCAACAACTGGAACACAGGCGGAACCTTCGACCTGATCATGAACAACCAGGTACGTCGACTGAGTGCCGGCGATACGATCGTGGCCGGGTACGCTATCAACATGCCCACCGAGCACCCGGAAGCGACGGTGAAAGTTCCAAACGCGCGCATTGAGATGGACATCTCCTGTCCGGATGGCAGTTCCTATACCCTCGGAGTTCCGCTCGCGGGGCAGACCTATACGATTCCGGCCAACAACAACGATTGGTTCCCATCACCCAATCAAAACAGTCCACTTGTTTATCAGGGCACAGCAACCAACCCTGGCTGCAGTGGCGGCGGACAAGGGACCGCAACTCGGGCCTACTTCACAGCACTCGGAGTGCAAGACGGCTGGGCCGGCGACCCCGCGGGGCCTGGCTTGATAACCACTGACACTGTGAATCCAACCGACGTGAGGTTCCACCTCGCCAACAACTCCAATGGCTCCGGTGGTCACTGGAGCGAAACCATAACCGTGAACCATGACCCGCTGAATTGGCCGCCTCCTCCGAGGCCACTGCAATAGTTGCCGGGGGAGCCATGTGGGGCGGGTTCGAGTTCCCGCCCCATACTTCTAGTTCTGATTTAGGAAACTGCAGATTCCTGCCACTGACGTTGCAACAGCTTGCAGCTTGTCTTCCCTTTCGCCTCGTAACTCCTTTCGTTGATTACGCTTGCTTTGGTGAATGACGTGCTCTCATCACTCCGGAAACCTCTTTTTATATGGGCTGAACTACAGGGAATTATGTCGCCAAGGCTAATCGTCTAGTCTTCGGAGGAAATTCCGATGTCCCATCGTGCCTGGGTTTTGTTACTTCTCTTTCTCCTTTATTCCGTCGTCACTCTCAACGCTACAAGTATCTTCTTCAGCGGCAACCTGCGTAATGATGCCAACGTTATCTCTTGCGGGTCTGGCTGCACACTAACCTCTGCCGACAGCGACGCAGCATGGGCCCAGTTTGCTGCGCGGGTGGAGAGCTTCACAGTCGCCAGCACTTCCACCATGGACGCCATATCCTTCAGCTTCGGCGGAGGCACCAGTGGAACGGGGGCCGTTGTGTCCGCGGGCGGATTTTCGCCATACCTGAGCCTGTTCGACAGTTCCGGCAATTTCCTGGCGTCCACTTACTACGGCACGTATTGCCCAGCGGGAGCACAGTCCTTCAATGGACTTTGCTATGACGTCAAACTCGACGGCGGCGTGCTTGGTCCGGGCACGTACTCCATCGCATTCTCCGCGTACTTGAATATGTCCTATGCCGAGAACTGGGGCAGCGGAACCCTCGCCGATGGCTTCACTGGTTTGGGCAACTTCGATGGGGTGACGTTGGATTATGCGTTCGACGTAAACCTGACGCCCGTTGCAATTCCTGAACCTGCCACGTTGGCGCTATGCGCTGTGGGGATCGCGATGCTGTGGCGCAGGCGGAAGGCCTGGTGAGGTTGGAGGAAATATGGCCCGCATTCTGCTGATCCCTCTTTGGCTGATGCTCGCCTCGGTGGGTCTGTTTGCTCAGGCATCAACCAGTGCGCAAGAGCAGATGACAAACGAGTTGAGGCTCATTCGATCGACACTCGAGAGGATCGAGAAGACTCAGAACCTGCTCGTGACTCTGGAGAGGATTCGCTTGAACGAGCAACGGGTTGCGGCACTGGAAGCACAGCGCCTGCAACTTCTTAACCAGCAGACATCGCTTTCCGCACAGGTTGCGGCGGCCCGCAGTTCCGGCGGATCGCCGCGCAGTTCGATGATCGGTACACAGGTCGAAGATACCGGAAGTTCGGAAGCTTCTCAGGGCAGTGGTGCGGATCAGTCGAGGGCAGCCGAGTCGTGGGCACAGTTGACCGCTGTTGAACGAAGTTTGAAGGCCATTGATCAGAGGCTCGTCGAACTGAAGCGTCGCATCGCGGAAGCGGAAAAGTCGCTTCAGGGTTTTTGAATATCGACCCCAATCGGACAAGTTAGGCCCATCGGCCCAGCGTCATCCTCGGTCACGAACAAGCGGGATGGCCGGATCCGGGTCCGATTCTCCCGCCCATCCATTCGTCATAGATATCCGATGTTCCTGAAAGGAGCGCCACATGGAGGCATTGAAACATCGCTACATCACGGTGATCTTTACGATCGTCGGTGTTGCCGTTCTTCTGTCGATCTTCACGCAACCGGCCATGGCGCAGATACGGCCGGCCATGGTGCGTGATGTCGACACGCCAGCTCTCACGCCCTTCTTCGCCACTGTTGATTACTATTTCAATACCCTAAATGATCAACGGCTTCTAACGACTGTGCCCGCCGGAAAACGGCTCGTAATCGAATACATCTCTTATTGGTCGGCCGGGCCAATAGGGGACCAACTCGTATTTGCCACACTGCGCCGTGCACAGTACGGAACTCTCATGGTGATGATGCAAATCAACCCACCGCACCCTTCCGCTGATTCTTCCTATACGATCCAGGATGGGTCGCAAATGGTAAAAGCGTATTTCGAGGCTGGCGACCAGGTGTGGGTGTCAGCCAGTCACAACACAAATGGATATCGAGATTTCAATATTTCGGTATTTGGCTATTACGTGACGCCGTAGCAAACAGAGACAGTAGAGTTGAAGAGCCCCGCTCGCGAGACCGGGGCTTTTTTCTTTTATCGATTGAGCGTTCCAGGGTTATGCGGGATTACGAGGTTGTGAGCGCCGTTTGCGGGAGGGTTGGAGTTTGGCAAGTCCGTCCATGGCGATGCGGAGGCCGCGGAGCATGATGGCGACTTGTTGTTTCGAAAGGCGCTCCTGCTGGAGGAGGCGGAGTGCGTTCTCGGTGGCCTTGCGGATGTTGCGGACGTTGGTGAGGGGCGGGACGGTGTAGATGGGATGATTGGGCGAGATGGAGTGGTGCATGGCGCGACGGTTGTGGAAGTAACAGAGTTGGTGTCCGCGAAGAGCGGGCGAGCCGCATTTGGAACCATCGTCTTTGAAGCCCTGACATAGAGGTACTGGCCTGGACATCGGAAGTCTCCTTTGAGCGCAATGTGGATATCAAAATTTCCCTGGTTTAATGTTTTCAATCAGTTGGAGGGGTATTTATTCGCATCTTCGAGTAAACACGAGAGTTAGCGGCGAAAATATTGAACACGTAGGGGTTAGCGGTTAGAGGGTGGCAGTTAGGGGATAGCGGCTGGGGATTAGCCGATAGTGGGTGGTGGCAAGCGTCGATTGCCGGATGCAATAAACGCGGCAGACCCAACGGAAGTGGTGTTTGGCCAACTGACCGCGAATTCTGGGTCGCCATGTGCTAACTCTCCGGTGAAATGAAAATGGCCGGTGAGCGAAAGGGATCCGCTTTCACCAGCCTAATTTCAGATTAGCAAATTGGGCGGGGCACATTGCCAACAAAGTTAGAACTCGATTTGGTTTGTTTTCAGAGACTTAGGTTTTTGGAGTGCGCTTGACCCCCTTGACAACAAATTTTGTCACTTTCCCGGATTGGGAAGAAAAACACGAACGAGAGGAAGGGATTCAATTCGATGATCGGGTGATGACGTCAGCCGGTGATTGAAATGCTGTGGGCTACCGCCGGTGGCAAGCGGCCGCCCTGAGAAACTTAAGGGCAAGCTCGCAGCACGTAAGTTCGGCCACCCATTGCGGAAGCAACGCCCAACTTATATCGCAGATGATCAGTGCACCTTTTCGATTCCGGAAATGCATGCACGTACATACATGTTTCATTATTGCTCAAAAGCTGTAATATCATTCGCGAATCTCAGTTTACAACTGGCGTTAAGGCGAAGCGTACATCGCTTACGCCGTCTACAATTCACGGAGACGAAATGGGCGAAACCGCCAACATTGCTCAGATTGCCGCGAAGGTTGCGGACCAGTTATTCGCCAGATTTTTATGGAAAACATCTGAAGGGCCAAAGGACGAGAATTGGCCTTGTGAGCAGCCTGAATTGCATGGCAAGAGGAAGAAAAAGCAATCAGCCAAAGCGACTCCCGCGGATGAGCACAATCCGTATTCGGAAACTTCGGATGAAGATAACGACACCTCCACACCAAGTGTCACGCACCCGACCGACGTCGTGTTTTATTACGATGAACCTTACTCGAACCACCGGACTTACATCAACTGTGACCTGAAGAGTTACGCTGCATCTTCAATCAAGAAAAGCGAGGTCAAAAAAGCTGTTGGGAGTCTAGCAAAAGCAGTAAGTTGCCTTGAAAAGAGCGCCACCTGGCGGACACGATACGTAGCCGACGACAAGACCGCGCTGTACGCCGGAATGCTCTTTGTATACAACCACGACGGAGATTACAACTCGCGATTCGACGAACTTCTGGCTGACATAAATCTCACGACTCTCGATATCCCCCGAAACTCAAAGCTAGTAGTCCTTGGGCCTAGGGACATTTTCTGGCTTGATAACGTCAGCGACCAGATAGCACGGATGCGAGGCGACGGTCTGATTGGCCCGCCAGATCAAACTCGCTTTTTCTTTCCCCCTCTCGTTTTGTCAAAGAATGTTCAGCCGTCAGCCCGTGCTGCAACAATAGAAATGCTGACCGGTCCCTGGATAGTACTCAAGCACAGGCTCAACGACGCACCAAAGGAGTCGGTTGTCGTTTTCTATCGAGGAAGAGGCGAAGTAGTTGAAGAATTCTCTTTGCTGATCGATTACCTGATGTTTCACGGTCTCGTGGACCAGGGCGTGAACATTGTTGTCTGTGCGCTCGAACCCCACCAAGAAGCTAACGCTCTGTTCGTGAAAGCGATCGATGATTACATTCTTCGCTATGAGGGTGGCGAGGAGATTTCGAATTTGCTTAAGGCAATCACCTTCGAATCGATCACTCAAGTCCGGCGCGCATTTTCGACCTCGGAGATAGGAATGAAACGTGGCACGTAAGAAACTGATTTTCTCAGTAAGCGACAGCGAAATATTCGACGCATACATGTCCGCGCCTATTCACTTCAGCGAAAATGCACTGTTGGAAGAAGGTCGACGTCGGTCGATCATTTACTCGAAATATGAGAACGCAGAAGCATTGGCGAGAAAATTGTCGAGGCAGGTATTCGGATACCGCGAGCTACAACCCATCGAGCAATACTTCTCGCAATTAGGCCGTGGGGCGAAAACATCGTCCATTAAGATCGACACGCCAGTACAGGTAGACGAGTTGCGGTCAGTGATCGAAGAATTGGCGACCTCTCCTGAAAGGACCGAAGATATCACCTCGTATGTCGATGGTGTCGACATTGTAGTAAATGCGGCTTATACGGAGACAGACTTTAGCAAGAATCGCCTTCGTCAGCGGCAGCAAAAAGAAGCCAAGGTTCGATTCGAGATCGCCGTAGACTCAGTTACGGTTACTTCTCCTGCAACTAGCAAAGGCAGAGATCTGGTAAAAGCAGTAATAAACAGACTAGAAGAGAGAAGAAAGGCAGTACTGAATGTGGAGGAAGTTGATCTGTCGGGCATACGTGACAGCTTTCTGAGAACTCTCTTCTTCACTAAGCTCTGTTCAGGTCTCCCAAACGCAACCTTGAATGATGTCGTGCGAGTGAAACTTCAGAGCACCAACAAGGGCACATCGGACGGAGACGAAGCGGACGAAGAAGATGAAGAAGAGGATATCAATCTGGACATCGGAGTAACTAAGACGGAGGAGGTTGTTGCTGGAGTTCTCCGCGCAGCCGCGCTGAATGGACAAGACCTGTTTGGGACCAGCGTTTTTCAAGAGCTCCGCGAGAAAGGCTTCTATTTAACGAGCGTTACCTGGCGATCCCGATTGCAGGAGCCAGGTAATCCGATCGTGGAATTCAATGCAGACTTCGAAGACTCGGAGAACTGCAGGATGTTCACCTATACAGCTAACACTTGGAAGATACGCCGTACAACTGGTGAGTACAATGAGTCGTTTACATCGATACCGGCGGACAAGAAAGCGGACCTCCTGAAGATGTTGCACCGTTTTGCCCTGTCCACAATGCACGAGGTCGCAAAAGAACAAGCGTCATCATCACAGTCACCGGCAAAAGCGAACGGAGGCGACAGTGAACCGAATTAGATGGATGCGGGCA from Terriglobales bacterium carries:
- a CDS encoding lipocalin-like domain-containing protein: TPSHSILNPSSRAPHLSDMKIKFFSLIALVIVGSLTAAAQSPSIVGTWALTAADKLLPDGTRSHDYGDAPHGLVIFTADGHYSVQIYREQRTKFASGDKTKGSPDEYKDASLGMSVHFGKYSVDPGKGTITFQIDRASFPNWDGTTQVRAFELKDDELSWKVPPRPDGSTPITVLKRIN
- a CDS encoding DVUA0089 family protein, which codes for MSHRAWVLLLLFLLYSVVTLNATSIFFSGNLRNDANVISCGSGCTLTSADSDAAWAQFAARVESFTVASTSTMDAISFSFGGGTSGTGAVVSAGGFSPYLSLFDSSGNFLASTYYGTYCPAGAQSFNGLCYDVKLDGGVLGPGTYSIAFSAYLNMSYAENWGSGTLADGFTGLGNFDGVTLDYAFDVNLTPVAIPEPATLALCAVGIAMLWRRRKAW